In a single window of the Photobacterium profundum SS9 genome:
- a CDS encoding Gfo/Idh/MocA family oxidoreductase — translation MKYGMDRQEDMLRKLKGPDIQGWGEDPADNFGTYTDESGSQKTIETKIGGYQDFYHQLAQAIRHGDNVPIEPEQALDVIRVIEAAYQSAHSQRTVELSSPTTSLSTMENSS, via the coding sequence ATTAAGTACGGCATGGATCGTCAAGAAGATATGCTTAGGAAATTAAAAGGACCTGACATTCAAGGTTGGGGAGAGGATCCAGCCGATAACTTTGGTACCTATACCGATGAAAGCGGCTCACAGAAAACCATCGAAACTAAAATCGGTGGCTACCAAGATTTCTACCATCAACTTGCCCAAGCCATACGACATGGTGACAACGTGCCAATAGAGCCAGAACAAGCTCTAGATGTCATCCGTGTTATTGAAGCGGCTTACCAGAGTGCTCACTCGCAAAGAACCGTTGAACTTAGCTCACCTACTACCTCTCTTAGCACTATGGAGAATTCATCATGA
- a CDS encoding heme-degrading domain-containing protein translates to MIIDLATLLEQEQELQFTDFDYESAWELGSLLRHNATKRNASVAIDITLNGHCLFSSAMPDTSIDNIEWIKRKKNVVHRYQHSSWYMGQYYKTKGKNITEASLVDATQFAPYGGSFPLTIKGVDVVGSITVSGLPQYEDHLMVVETLSEFIQRYQK, encoded by the coding sequence ATGATCATCGACCTAGCGACTCTTTTAGAGCAAGAGCAAGAGTTACAATTTACTGATTTCGACTATGAGTCGGCTTGGGAGCTTGGCAGTTTACTTCGTCATAATGCCACTAAACGTAATGCCAGTGTTGCGATTGATATTACGCTTAATGGCCACTGTTTATTTAGCTCAGCGATGCCAGATACTAGTATTGATAATATTGAATGGATTAAGCGCAAGAAAAATGTCGTACACCGCTATCAACATAGTTCTTGGTATATGGGTCAATACTATAAAACCAAAGGAAAGAATATCACTGAAGCCTCACTGGTTGATGCGACTCAATTCGCCCCCTATGGTGGCAGCTTTCCCTTAACGATTAAGGGGGTTGATGTGGTAGGTAGTATCACGGTTTCAGGCCTTCCGCAATACGAAGACCATTTAATGGTCGTTGAGACGCTCAGTGAGTTTATACAACGGTATCAAAAGTAG
- a CDS encoding MATE family efflux transporter, producing the protein MAGYGTAAVASWALLSRFEMLSLVVILSLTMSMPPMIGRFIGEGNLESIDRLVKSDTIFILALQTGFAFLFILLAKPLSALMSSDSHVQELLITFFKFVPFCYGPLGVCMLIVSVSNAVGQPKVALWLSIIRLFVLYLPAIWIGAEFAQVQGMYISIFIANTLTGVVAWHLYKKCMETISGTLNPIALS; encoded by the coding sequence ATGGCGGGCTATGGTACGGCGGCAGTGGCATCATGGGCGTTACTTAGTCGATTTGAAATGCTCTCTTTGGTCGTTATTTTGTCTTTGACCATGTCTATGCCTCCTATGATTGGAAGATTTATTGGTGAAGGTAATCTAGAGAGCATCGACCGCTTAGTTAAAAGTGACACGATATTCATTTTGGCTCTACAAACTGGCTTCGCTTTCCTATTTATCCTACTCGCAAAGCCATTAAGCGCACTTATGTCCAGTGACTCACACGTGCAAGAGCTATTAATAACATTTTTTAAGTTTGTGCCTTTTTGCTATGGGCCACTGGGAGTTTGTATGCTAATAGTCTCTGTCTCGAATGCAGTCGGTCAGCCAAAAGTAGCATTATGGCTGTCAATCATTCGCTTATTCGTTCTTTATTTACCCGCTATTTGGATTGGTGCTGAATTTGCTCAGGTTCAAGGTATGTATATTTCTATCTTCATAGCGAATACATTAACTGGCGTTGTTGCTTGGCATCTTTATAAAAAATGTATGGAAACCATTTCTGGAACGTTAAATCCCATCGCCTTAAGCTAA
- a CDS encoding LysR family transcriptional regulator, with amino-acid sequence MDFATRLELLLEVSEHGSFAKAADARNIDRSVLSKQIKNLEDTLGLRLLNRSTRSLSLTTAGYEIVKQAQRVRDELEQTRRLADTFHHEPKGHLRISSSTMFGRIYIQKAIKTFMNKFPEVSVELVLDDRKVDIIGERFDVVFRIGSPKDSNLIARKLADNHTAILASEDFVAKHGMPQTPQELVTLPSVTYSNGTFTTNKLSIAISPEDTEIKTFNTHGRYKVNEAELILDGIQAGLGYAEVGLFMLPKNIKEMGLTPLLTNHKLPLSHGGIYAVYSHRNQPPLVKHFIETVQEKIGTPPVWESYIDDYFTLYK; translated from the coding sequence ATGGATTTCGCGACAAGGCTTGAGCTATTACTCGAGGTGTCTGAGCATGGTTCATTTGCCAAAGCGGCAGACGCTCGGAATATTGATCGCTCCGTCTTATCAAAACAGATCAAGAACCTTGAGGATACTCTAGGTCTTAGGCTGCTCAATCGTTCTACCCGTTCTTTGTCTTTAACAACGGCTGGATATGAAATAGTAAAACAAGCCCAACGAGTTCGCGATGAATTAGAGCAAACTCGCCGCTTAGCCGATACATTTCATCATGAACCAAAAGGCCACCTTCGAATTTCTAGTTCAACCATGTTTGGCCGAATCTACATTCAAAAAGCCATCAAAACATTCATGAACAAATTCCCTGAAGTCAGTGTTGAATTGGTACTGGATGACAGAAAAGTCGATATTATTGGTGAACGCTTTGACGTCGTTTTTCGTATCGGTTCACCAAAAGATTCTAACCTAATCGCCAGAAAACTGGCCGATAACCATACTGCTATTCTTGCATCCGAAGACTTTGTCGCTAAGCATGGTATGCCTCAGACACCACAAGAATTAGTCACCTTACCTTCCGTCACTTATTCCAACGGTACATTTACAACAAATAAGTTAAGTATTGCTATTTCCCCTGAAGATACAGAAATAAAAACGTTTAATACTCACGGACGCTATAAAGTTAATGAAGCAGAACTCATTTTAGACGGGATACAAGCCGGGTTAGGATACGCTGAAGTTGGTCTATTTATGCTGCCTAAGAACATTAAGGAAATGGGGTTAACTCCCTTACTGACGAATCATAAACTGCCTTTGAGCCATGGCGGAATCTATGCAGTGTACTCTCATAGGAACCAGCCTCCGCTAGTAAAGCATTTCATAGAGACCGTTCAAGAAAAAATAGGGACGCCACCAGTATGGGAAAGCTATATTGATGACTATTTCACATTATATAAATAG
- a CDS encoding efflux RND transporter periplasmic adaptor subunit, with product MNKAIKPLAFIIATSVMLGCSPKEKSEIQAATSYPSVEVTEVQSTFARDWMTYTSTLEASQQVILKPRVSGTIETVNYSEGSLVQKGDILFTLDSAPYQAEVNRLKANLFQAEAAFKQSQNEANRAQRLIRDRAISTERYESRLSQATQNAAIVKSISAQLDKAKLDLSYSEVKSPITGFASRAQITSGNTVSAYSSELTNLVSTGKIHAYFEIEERTWNHWLRSEDLGRDVEVRMILSRDDEQIHTGLLDFSDNSVDPLTGTLTVRAVFDNPNNHIKPGSFARVSIAPREQESRLIVPEKSIITDLENKSVLILNNDNQLENKSVEIGKKIGRYRVLLSGISEGDFVTLNGAARVRGGMKVEPNIISLESKILLSQRSK from the coding sequence ATGAATAAAGCTATAAAACCACTCGCCTTTATTATAGCCACATCGGTTATGTTAGGATGTTCACCTAAAGAGAAGAGTGAGATTCAGGCTGCAACTTCCTACCCAAGCGTTGAAGTGACTGAGGTTCAATCTACATTTGCACGTGATTGGATGACTTACACCTCAACTCTAGAGGCTTCTCAACAGGTTATCTTGAAGCCACGAGTCAGCGGTACTATTGAAACAGTAAATTATTCTGAAGGCTCGCTAGTTCAAAAAGGGGATATTTTATTTACCCTCGATAGCGCGCCTTATCAAGCTGAAGTAAACCGCCTTAAAGCTAACTTATTTCAAGCTGAAGCAGCCTTTAAACAATCTCAGAACGAAGCAAACCGCGCACAGCGTTTAATACGCGACCGAGCAATTTCAACAGAGCGCTATGAATCTCGCCTTTCTCAAGCAACGCAAAATGCAGCAATAGTTAAATCTATTTCAGCGCAGCTAGATAAAGCAAAACTGGACTTATCCTATAGCGAGGTGAAATCTCCAATAACTGGCTTTGCGTCTCGCGCGCAAATAACAAGTGGAAATACCGTATCGGCATATAGCTCTGAACTCACTAATTTGGTTTCAACCGGGAAGATTCACGCATATTTTGAAATTGAAGAGCGTACTTGGAACCACTGGCTAAGAAGTGAAGATTTGGGGCGTGATGTTGAAGTTAGAATGATACTAAGCCGAGACGATGAACAGATACATACCGGACTCTTAGACTTTTCTGACAACTCAGTTGATCCTCTAACTGGTACTCTTACAGTAAGAGCGGTATTTGATAATCCTAATAATCATATTAAACCGGGGTCTTTTGCTCGTGTTTCGATCGCGCCTAGAGAACAAGAAAGTCGCTTAATCGTCCCTGAGAAATCTATTATTACTGACCTTGAAAACAAGTCTGTTCTCATTTTAAATAATGATAACCAACTAGAAAATAAATCGGTTGAAATAGGTAAGAAGATTGGTCGCTACCGTGTGCTTCTTTCAGGTATTTCTGAAGGCGACTTCGTCACTTTAAACGGTGCTGCGCGCGTTCGAGGTGGTATGAAAGTCGAACCAAACATAATTTCACTCGAATCAAAGATATTATTGTCTCAACGCTCTAAATAA
- a CDS encoding efflux RND transporter permease subunit: protein MKFSHFFITRPIFASVLSILILIAGGLSLPNLPISEYPEVVPPTVVVRTAYPGANPKVIAETVSAPLEEEINGVEDMLYMFSQGTSDGRMTLTITFALGTDLDKAQVQVQNRVSSALPRLPQEVQRLGVTTEKASPDLTMVVHLFSSDGQRTSQYLANYADIYVKNQLLRLGGVGDVQLFGGDKYSIRVWLNPDEIASRNLSTQDVLNAIRQQNTQVSAGSLGAQPASSDNEFEYLLNVKGRLGSLEEFEQIIVRVTPEGQITRLKDLARVELGQESYALRATLNGKEAVAIPVFQRPGANALELSSQVRDLMAGLSNNFPDGVEYKIAYDPTVFVDSSIDAVIHTLVEAIGLVVIVVILFLQTWRASLIPLIAVPVSLIGTFAVMQLLGVSINTLSLFGMVLAIGIVVDDAIVVVENVERNIANGLSPVDATRQAMNEVTGPIIAIALVLCAVFIPTAFISGLSGQFYKQFALTITISTIISAFNSLTLSPALSALLLKGHDEKPDLFTRLLNRLFGRWLFTPFNKVFDKGASGYEKVVKKLIRFSVIVGVIYLGLLVATGKIYSSVPGGFIPAQDKQYLVAIAQLPDASSLDRTADVIKEMENIALETEGVQNTIAFPGLSVNGFVNASNSGIVFINLDDFENRLSPELSASQVANTLNGKFSVIGEGFVAVFPPPPVQGLGTTGGFKLYVEDRENAGFERLFSNLQTVVMAANQRPELAGVYSSFRIQVPQYDIDIDREQVLLKQVPINSVFDTLQTFLGSTYVNDTNMFGKTYQVNAQAAPEYRVNSEQILSLKVKNIHGDMVPLSTFVSIEPTTGPDRVMRYNSYVSADVNGAAAPGYSSDQAQAAMIEVLKTHLQDGMHYEWTDVVYQQIIAGNTMIYIFPLVIILVFLVLAAQYESLKLPMAIILIVPMTIFSAVGGVWLTNGDNNIFTKIALIVLIALATKNAILMVEFAREKTNEGISHLDAILIACRLRLRPILMTSIAFTAGVVPLVVATGAGSEMRQAMGVAVMYGMVGVTFFGLLLTPVFYMAMTYKKKKS from the coding sequence ATGAAATTTAGCCACTTTTTTATTACTCGACCTATTTTTGCCTCCGTGCTGTCAATTCTTATATTGATTGCAGGTGGTTTGTCTTTGCCTAATCTACCTATAAGTGAATACCCAGAAGTCGTTCCGCCTACTGTTGTTGTGCGTACTGCCTACCCTGGCGCAAACCCAAAAGTAATAGCCGAAACGGTTTCTGCTCCACTTGAGGAAGAGATCAATGGCGTCGAAGACATGCTTTACATGTTTTCTCAAGGCACGTCCGATGGCCGAATGACTCTGACCATTACGTTTGCCTTAGGCACCGACCTTGATAAAGCCCAAGTACAGGTTCAGAACCGCGTAAGTAGTGCCCTGCCACGCCTGCCGCAAGAAGTTCAGCGCTTGGGGGTGACCACTGAGAAAGCGTCTCCAGACCTAACCATGGTTGTGCATTTATTTTCATCCGATGGACAAAGAACGAGTCAATATTTAGCAAACTATGCTGATATTTACGTTAAAAATCAGCTCTTACGCCTCGGTGGCGTGGGGGATGTTCAGCTGTTTGGTGGTGATAAATACTCGATTCGTGTTTGGCTAAATCCGGATGAAATTGCATCACGCAACTTAAGTACGCAAGACGTATTAAATGCTATTCGACAACAGAATACTCAGGTCTCAGCGGGGTCACTTGGTGCCCAACCAGCAAGCTCAGACAATGAATTTGAGTACCTTCTCAATGTCAAAGGCCGCTTAGGCAGCCTAGAAGAGTTTGAGCAGATCATTGTAAGAGTGACACCAGAAGGTCAAATCACTCGCTTGAAAGACCTTGCTCGTGTCGAACTCGGCCAAGAGAGCTACGCATTAAGAGCAACGCTAAATGGCAAGGAAGCGGTCGCCATTCCCGTATTCCAGCGCCCTGGAGCGAATGCACTTGAGCTGTCTAGTCAAGTGCGAGACCTAATGGCAGGGCTTTCTAATAACTTCCCTGACGGTGTTGAATATAAAATCGCCTATGATCCGACCGTATTCGTTGACAGTTCGATTGATGCCGTTATTCACACATTAGTCGAAGCGATTGGTTTGGTGGTGATTGTCGTGATTTTGTTTTTGCAAACATGGCGCGCTTCTTTGATCCCACTTATCGCTGTACCCGTTTCATTAATCGGTACCTTCGCTGTCATGCAGCTACTGGGCGTATCGATCAATACGCTATCTCTATTCGGAATGGTGCTTGCGATCGGTATTGTCGTGGACGACGCTATCGTGGTGGTTGAAAATGTTGAACGTAATATTGCCAATGGTCTCAGCCCTGTAGATGCGACGCGTCAAGCCATGAACGAAGTAACTGGCCCTATCATTGCCATCGCACTTGTTTTGTGTGCTGTTTTCATACCAACGGCTTTCATCAGCGGTCTATCCGGGCAATTCTATAAACAGTTTGCTTTAACCATTACGATATCAACGATTATTTCAGCGTTTAACTCACTGACATTGTCTCCTGCCCTTTCCGCTTTATTATTAAAAGGACACGACGAAAAGCCGGATCTCTTTACACGTCTGCTTAATCGACTGTTTGGCCGATGGCTGTTTACGCCATTTAACAAAGTCTTTGATAAAGGTGCATCTGGCTACGAAAAAGTCGTCAAAAAATTGATTCGATTTTCGGTTATCGTCGGTGTGATTTATCTTGGTCTTCTTGTTGCAACAGGTAAGATATACAGCTCTGTTCCTGGTGGTTTTATTCCTGCTCAAGACAAACAGTATCTAGTTGCTATTGCTCAACTACCCGATGCTTCGAGCCTTGATAGAACGGCTGATGTCATCAAGGAGATGGAGAATATCGCATTAGAAACAGAAGGTGTTCAAAATACCATCGCCTTCCCAGGCCTTTCTGTTAATGGATTTGTAAATGCCTCTAACAGCGGTATCGTCTTCATTAACCTGGATGATTTTGAAAATCGTTTATCGCCTGAATTATCAGCGTCTCAAGTTGCCAACACTTTGAACGGAAAGTTCAGCGTGATTGGGGAAGGCTTTGTTGCTGTATTTCCACCTCCACCGGTACAAGGTTTAGGTACAACAGGCGGATTCAAGCTGTATGTGGAAGATCGTGAGAACGCAGGGTTTGAACGCTTATTTAGCAATCTACAAACTGTTGTTATGGCAGCGAACCAACGTCCTGAACTTGCGGGTGTCTATTCTAGCTTTAGAATTCAAGTACCTCAGTACGACATTGATATAGACCGCGAGCAAGTATTGTTAAAACAAGTACCGATCAATAGCGTATTTGACACTTTGCAAACTTTCTTGGGCTCAACCTACGTCAATGATACGAATATGTTTGGTAAAACATATCAGGTCAATGCACAAGCAGCACCTGAGTACCGTGTAAATTCTGAACAAATATTGTCACTCAAAGTGAAAAACATACATGGTGATATGGTCCCTCTTAGTACGTTCGTCTCAATCGAACCTACTACTGGCCCCGATAGAGTGATGCGTTACAACAGCTATGTGAGTGCCGATGTTAATGGTGCTGCAGCTCCAGGATACAGTTCTGATCAAGCGCAAGCCGCTATGATCGAAGTTCTAAAGACACACCTTCAGGACGGGATGCACTACGAATGGACTGACGTGGTATATCAGCAAATCATCGCAGGAAACACGATGATTTATATATTCCCTCTGGTCATTATTTTGGTGTTTCTAGTGCTCGCTGCGCAATATGAAAGTTTGAAGCTGCCAATGGCTATCATCCTAATTGTTCCAATGACAATCTTTTCGGCTGTAGGCGGAGTTTGGTTGACGAACGGTGACAATAATATCTTTACCAAGATTGCTCTCATCGTGTTAATAGCATTAGCAACAAAAAATGCCATTTTAATGGTAGAGTTTGCCCGAGAGAAAACCAATGAAGGAATTAGCCACTTAGATGCAATTTTGATCGCTTGTAGATTACGATTACGTCCGATCTTGATGACATCTATCGCCTTTACTGCTGGAGTTGTCCCTCTCGTCGTCGCGACTGGGGCTGGTTCAGAAATGCGTCAAGCCATGGGTGTTGCCGTTATGTATGGCATGGTGGGGGTTACTTTCTTTGGCTTATTGTTGACTCCGGTCTTTTATATGGCAATGACATATAAGAAGAAAAAATCGTGA
- a CDS encoding porin: MRKSTIALSIFSALLVNTANAAKVFNDGESELNIHGRVQGMYYVSDDKEVDGDNSYLRVGLDGKSKINDDLYAFGLYELQLKSNSHRDESGREDDDLDVRKAYVGLGSDYGTVSYGRQYGAVTLVSDYTDIFPEFGNEAAGVSADLFGTGRSDSVFKVTTQVNDLTVHVSYQAENEEVSTDAKSYGIAADYAFPMGFKFAVGYNKGDSAEGGEDAELLITALSYQRDKFYAAVVYNTGENYAKGDGSESGTDYDGIEAVLTYNFTEDFLVLAGYNSLEQDKESKVDVVNYYSLGLEYNLSSNFKTLAEYKFNELDDSESQREDDVLALAIRYSF, translated from the coding sequence ATGAGAAAAAGCACAATTGCACTATCTATATTCTCTGCACTTCTAGTAAATACAGCTAACGCAGCCAAGGTATTTAATGACGGTGAAAGTGAATTAAATATTCATGGCCGTGTACAAGGTATGTATTACGTATCAGACGATAAAGAAGTAGACGGTGATAATAGCTATCTACGTGTTGGACTCGATGGTAAATCTAAGATCAATGACGATCTTTACGCCTTTGGCCTTTATGAGTTGCAGTTAAAATCAAATAGTCACCGTGATGAATCTGGTCGTGAAGATGATGACCTTGATGTACGTAAAGCTTACGTTGGTCTTGGATCTGACTACGGTACAGTAAGTTACGGCCGTCAATATGGTGCGGTTACACTGGTATCAGATTACACAGACATCTTCCCAGAATTTGGTAACGAAGCAGCAGGTGTTAGTGCAGACCTATTTGGTACAGGACGTTCTGATAGTGTTTTCAAAGTGACGACGCAAGTTAATGATCTAACAGTTCATGTTAGCTATCAAGCTGAAAATGAAGAAGTTAGCACAGACGCAAAATCATACGGTATTGCTGCTGACTACGCTTTCCCTATGGGCTTCAAATTTGCCGTTGGTTACAATAAGGGCGATAGCGCTGAAGGTGGTGAAGACGCTGAACTACTAATAACTGCTCTATCTTACCAACGCGACAAATTCTACGCAGCAGTCGTTTACAACACTGGTGAAAACTATGCGAAAGGTGACGGCTCTGAAAGTGGTACAGATTATGATGGTATCGAAGCTGTGCTCACTTATAACTTCACTGAAGATTTCCTTGTTTTGGCTGGCTATAACAGTCTAGAGCAAGACAAAGAATCTAAAGTCGATGTGGTTAACTATTATTCTCTGGGCCTAGAATACAACCTAAGCAGTAATTTCAAAACCTTAGCAGAATATAAATTCAATGAGTTAGATGATTCAGAAAGTCAACGTGAAGATGACGTTCTGGCTCTAGCAATCCGATACTCTTTCTAA
- a CDS encoding IS110 family transposase → MDIKIVGIDLAKSVFQICVCLVDNSIKSNQKVRRNKLLDKIRQFPKGTLIAMEACGTSHYWGRQFQELGYQVQLIPAQHVKPFVSNQKNDANDALAICEAAFRPNIHRVPVKTIEQQDIKALRCVRSRLVQNRTAIVNQTRSLAGEYGVIFSVGRLKLQASLMDALEDGDNGLSHTLRNLLKTLYDDMCALNERIEQIDRDIKALCQTQPRYDALLSIPGFGPIVTASFMSELGSGHQFKNGRQLSAWCGLVPSQSSSGGKVRLGSITKNGSSELRVLLIHGARAVGRFANKRDDKLGQWFNALALRQGRHKAVVALANKLARIAWKILTGNNSFDVNKAFS, encoded by the coding sequence ATGGACATCAAAATTGTAGGTATCGACTTAGCAAAGAGTGTTTTTCAAATTTGTGTTTGTCTTGTCGACAATTCCATTAAGAGTAATCAAAAAGTCAGGCGAAATAAGCTATTAGATAAAATCAGACAGTTTCCTAAAGGCACTTTAATTGCGATGGAAGCCTGCGGTACTTCTCATTACTGGGGGCGTCAATTTCAAGAGTTGGGTTACCAAGTTCAGTTAATTCCAGCTCAACATGTAAAGCCATTTGTATCAAATCAAAAGAATGATGCAAACGATGCACTAGCAATATGTGAAGCTGCCTTCAGGCCAAACATTCACAGAGTTCCAGTAAAAACAATTGAACAACAAGATATTAAAGCATTACGCTGTGTACGCAGTCGTTTAGTGCAAAATCGAACCGCCATCGTTAATCAAACCCGAAGCCTAGCTGGGGAATATGGCGTTATTTTTTCAGTGGGTAGGTTGAAACTACAAGCTTCACTTATGGACGCTTTGGAAGATGGTGATAATGGGCTTTCTCATACCCTTCGTAATCTCCTTAAAACTTTATATGATGACATGTGTGCTTTAAATGAACGGATTGAGCAGATTGACCGTGATATTAAAGCCTTATGTCAAACCCAGCCTCGTTATGATGCTTTGCTTTCAATCCCTGGTTTTGGGCCTATCGTGACAGCTAGCTTTATGAGTGAATTAGGTTCAGGCCACCAATTCAAAAACGGACGGCAATTATCTGCATGGTGCGGGTTAGTACCATCTCAATCAAGTTCAGGTGGTAAAGTTCGTTTAGGATCGATAACGAAAAACGGTAGTTCTGAATTGCGCGTTTTACTCATTCATGGAGCAAGAGCTGTCGGTCGTTTTGCAAACAAACGAGATGATAAACTTGGACAATGGTTTAATGCTCTTGCACTCAGACAGGGAAGGCATAAAGCTGTCGTAGCACTAGCAAATAAATTAGCGCGTATAGCATGGAAAATACTGACTGGTAACAATAGCTTTGATGTTAATAAAGCATTTTCGTAA
- a CDS encoding HD domain-containing protein has protein sequence MIKQLPSILEFLRQAEQLKDTLRTTWTSSGRQESTAEHTWRLCLLAMLVSKHYPHLNSERILKLCIVHDIAEAISGDISAIEQHAGLDKSAIEMRDLKILIAPLTQDLQNEMLELWLEYDQALSEEAKLTKALDKLETILQHTQGKNPENFDYEFNLTYGNKQTEFDELTYTLRLLVDKDTAKLANNS, from the coding sequence ATGATTAAGCAACTTCCCTCAATACTTGAATTTCTACGTCAAGCGGAACAGTTAAAAGATACCTTAAGAACGACTTGGACGTCTTCTGGCCGTCAAGAGAGCACAGCCGAACATACATGGCGTTTGTGCTTGTTAGCGATGTTGGTATCCAAACATTATCCACATTTAAACAGTGAAAGAATACTCAAGCTTTGCATTGTGCATGATATCGCTGAAGCGATAAGTGGCGATATTTCAGCAATAGAGCAACACGCTGGTTTAGATAAAAGCGCCATTGAAATGCGTGATTTAAAGATCCTCATCGCTCCCCTAACGCAAGATCTACAAAACGAAATGCTAGAACTATGGTTAGAGTATGATCAAGCATTATCTGAAGAAGCAAAGCTCACCAAAGCGCTCGATAAATTAGAAACCATACTCCAACATACACAGGGTAAAAACCCTGAGAACTTTGACTATGAGTTCAACCTTACTTACGGAAACAAACAAACCGAATTTGATGAGTTGACCTACACGCTACGATTATTAGTAGACAAAGATACAGCTAAACTAGCCAACAACTCATAG
- a CDS encoding ArsR/SmtB family transcription factor: protein MLDTNEILKSINNPVRRNFLHWLKSPHDHFNLEKQLVDAEGEGVCVSIIQEKSGLSQSTVSSYLTNLQRANLVTSKRIGSWTYYKRNDEVIETFLQQLTDSL, encoded by the coding sequence ATGCTAGATACTAATGAAATTCTAAAATCGATTAATAATCCCGTTAGAAGGAATTTCTTGCATTGGCTCAAATCGCCGCACGATCATTTCAATCTAGAAAAACAGCTCGTCGATGCCGAGGGAGAGGGCGTTTGTGTCAGTATCATTCAAGAAAAAAGTGGGCTATCGCAGTCAACGGTTTCTTCGTATTTAACGAATTTACAACGCGCTAACTTAGTGACATCTAAGCGCATTGGCTCTTGGACATATTACAAACGCAACGATGAAGTTATCGAGACTTTCTTACAACAACTGACAGACTCTCTATAA